The Paenibacillus sp. RC334 nucleotide sequence TAGCGAGTTGAAAACGAAGGTTAAAGAGTTCTTCTTTGAACCCAGAGATCTTTTGTTCAATTTCAGCAGTGGTTAGGTTGCGAAATTCACTAGCCTTCATTTGCTTCACCACCCAATTCTTCACGTTTCACAAACTTAGTTTTGATTGGCAGTTTGTGAGCGGCAAGACGCATTGCTTCACGAGCAATCTCTTCCGGAACACCAGCAAGTTCGAACATGATCTTACCTGGTTTCACTACTGCAACCCATTTTTCTACGTTACCTTTACCACTACCCATACGAACCTCAAGAGGCTTCTGAGTAATTGGTTTGTCAGGGAAAATTTTAATCCAAACCTTACCACCACGTTTGATGTAACGAGTCATCGCGATACGAGCAGCTTCGATCTGACGGTTAGTAATCCATGCAGGTTCAGTAGCTTGTAAACCATACTCACCAAAGTTCA carries:
- the rpmC gene encoding 50S ribosomal protein L29, with product MKASEFRNLTTAEIEQKISGFKEELFNLRFQLATGQLDNPTRIGDVRKEIARAKTVIRERELGIS
- the rplP gene encoding 50S ribosomal protein L16 translates to MLVPKRVKHRKQQRGHMKGRAKGGTTLNFGEYGLQATEPAWITNRQIEAARIAMTRYIKRGGKVWIKIFPDKPITQKPLEVRMGSGKGNVEKWVAVVKPGKIMFELAGVPEEIAREAMRLAAHKLPIKTKFVKREELGGEANEG